A genomic stretch from Streptomyces sp. QL37 includes:
- the nusG gene encoding transcription termination/antitermination protein NusG, protein MSDPNLNDDAEPTASAVESAEDELDIVEAADAVAPDQVDAADAAAGEPAEQAAVHAESDEDEEAAQDDVAAEEEDEEAADESDADESAEEAEPAAPVDAVAALRDELRGLPGEWYVIHTYAGYEKRVKANLEQRAVSLNVEDFIYQAEVPEEEIVQIKNGERKNVRQNKLPGYVLVRMDLTNESWGVVRNTPGVTGFVGNAYDPYPLTLDEIVKMLAPEAEEKAAREAAEAEGKPAPARKVEVQVLDFEVGDSVTVTDGPFATLQATINEINADSKKVKGLVEIFGRETPVELSFDQIQKN, encoded by the coding sequence GTGTCTGACCCGAACCTGAACGACGACGCCGAGCCCACGGCGAGCGCCGTCGAGTCCGCCGAGGACGAGCTCGACATCGTCGAGGCGGCGGATGCCGTGGCCCCGGACCAGGTCGACGCTGCTGACGCCGCCGCGGGCGAGCCCGCCGAGCAGGCCGCCGTGCACGCCGAGTCCGACGAGGACGAAGAGGCCGCCCAGGACGACGTGGCCGCCGAGGAAGAAGACGAAGAGGCCGCGGACGAGTCCGACGCCGACGAGTCCGCCGAGGAGGCCGAGCCGGCCGCCCCCGTGGACGCCGTCGCCGCTCTCCGCGACGAGCTCCGTGGACTTCCCGGCGAGTGGTACGTCATCCACACGTACGCCGGTTACGAGAAGCGCGTGAAGGCCAACCTGGAGCAGCGCGCCGTCTCGCTCAACGTCGAGGACTTCATCTACCAGGCCGAGGTGCCCGAGGAAGAGATCGTCCAGATCAAGAACGGTGAGCGGAAGAACGTCCGTCAGAACAAGCTCCCGGGATACGTCCTGGTGCGCATGGACCTGACGAACGAGTCCTGGGGTGTTGTCCGCAACACGCCCGGCGTCACCGGCTTCGTGGGCAACGCCTACGACCCGTACCCGCTGACCCTGGACGAGATCGTCAAGATGCTCGCCCCCGAGGCCGAGGAGAAGGCGGCCCGCGAGGCGGCCGAGGCCGAGGGCAAGCCGGCTCCGGCCCGCAAGGTCGAGGTCCAGGTCCTGGACTTCGAGGTGGGCGACTCCGTCACCGTCACCGACGGCCCGTTCGCGACCCTGCAGGCGACGATCAACGAGATCAACGCCGACTCGAAGAAGGTCAAGGGCCTCGTCGAGATCTTCGGTCGCGAGACCCCGGTCGAGCTCAGCTTCGACCAGATCCAGAAGAACTGA
- the secE gene encoding preprotein translocase subunit SecE, whose translation MTDAVGSIDMPDAEDEAPESGKKTRKGGKRGKKGPLGRLALFYRQIVAELRKVVWPTRSQLSTYTAVVIVFVVVMIGLVTVIDFGFARVIKYVFG comes from the coding sequence GTGACGGACGCCGTGGGCTCCATCGACATGCCTGATGCCGAGGACGAAGCCCCCGAGTCGGGGAAGAAGACCCGGAAGGGCGGCAAGCGCGGCAAGAAGGGCCCTCTGGGCCGTCTCGCGCTGTTCTACCGCCAGATCGTCGCCGAGCTCCGCAAGGTCGTATGGCCCACGCGCAGCCAGCTGTCCACCTACACGGCCGTGGTGATCGTGTTCGTGGTCGTCATGATCGGTCTCGTCACCGTGATTGACTTCGGATTTGCGCGGGTCATCAAGTACGTCTTCGGCTGA
- the rplA gene encoding 50S ribosomal protein L1: protein MKRSKNLRAADAKIDRERTYAPLEAVRLAKDTAATKFDGTVEVAFCLGVDPRKADQMVRGTVNLPHGTGKTARVLVFATGDRAAAAEAAGADIVGADELIDEVAKGRLDFDAVVATPDLMGKVGRLGRVLGPRGLMPNPKTGTVTPDVVKAVNDIKGGKIEFRVDKHSNLHFIIGKTSFDDTKLVENYGAALEEILRLKPSAAKGRFIKKATMSTTMGPGIPLDANRVRNLLVEEDPAAV, encoded by the coding sequence GTGAAGCGCAGCAAGAACCTCCGCGCTGCGGACGCGAAGATCGACCGGGAGCGTACGTACGCCCCGCTCGAGGCCGTCCGTCTCGCCAAGGACACCGCCGCCACCAAGTTCGACGGCACCGTCGAGGTCGCGTTCTGCCTGGGTGTTGACCCTCGCAAGGCCGACCAGATGGTCCGTGGCACCGTGAACCTCCCGCACGGCACCGGCAAGACCGCCCGGGTCCTGGTCTTCGCGACCGGTGACCGTGCTGCGGCCGCGGAAGCCGCGGGCGCCGACATCGTCGGCGCCGACGAGCTCATCGACGAGGTGGCGAAGGGCCGTCTGGACTTCGACGCCGTCGTCGCCACGCCGGACCTCATGGGCAAGGTCGGCCGCCTGGGCCGCGTGCTCGGTCCGCGTGGTCTGATGCCGAACCCGAAGACCGGCACCGTCACCCCGGATGTCGTCAAGGCTGTCAACGACATCAAGGGCGGAAAGATCGAGTTCCGCGTCGACAAGCACTCGAACCTGCACTTCATCATCGGAAAGACCTCTTTCGATGACACGAAGCTGGTCGAGAACTACGGCGCGGCGCTGGAGGAGATCCTCCGTCTGAAGCCGTCCGCCGCGAAGGGTCGCTTCATCAAGAAGGCGACCATGAGCACGACGATGGGCCCCGGCATCCCGCTGGACGCCAACCGCGTGCGCAACCTCCTCGTCGAGGAGGACCCGGCCGCCGTCTGA
- a CDS encoding pyridoxal phosphate-dependent aminotransferase produces the protein MSAATSPSERRVSARIGAISESATLAVDAKAKALKAAGRPVIGFGAGEPDFPTPGYIVDAAIEACRNPKYHRYTPAGGLPELKAAIVAKTLRDSGYEVDASQVLVTNGGKQAIYEAFAAVLDPGDEVIVPAPYWTTYPESIRLAGGVPVEVVADETTGYRVSVEQLEAARTERTKVVLFVSPSNPTGAVYSEAETEAIGRWAVEHGLWVMTDEIYEHLVYGGAAAASLPAVVPELRDKCIVVNGVAKTYAMTGWRVGWIIGPKDIVKAATNLQSHATSNVNNVAQAAALAALTGSLDAVAEMRTAFDRRRKTIVHMLNEINGVLCPEPEGAFYAYPSVKGLLGKEIRGKRPADSVELAALILDEAEVAVVPGEAFGTPGYLRLSYALGDDDLVEGISRLQKLLGEARD, from the coding sequence ATGAGCGCTGCAACTTCTCCGTCCGAGCGCCGGGTTTCGGCCCGCATCGGTGCGATCTCCGAGTCCGCCACCCTCGCCGTCGACGCCAAGGCCAAGGCCCTCAAGGCCGCCGGGCGTCCGGTGATCGGCTTCGGCGCCGGCGAGCCCGACTTCCCGACCCCCGGTTACATCGTGGACGCCGCGATCGAGGCGTGCCGAAACCCGAAGTACCACCGCTACACCCCGGCGGGCGGGCTCCCCGAGCTCAAGGCCGCCATCGTGGCGAAGACGCTGCGCGACTCCGGGTACGAGGTCGACGCCTCCCAGGTCCTGGTGACCAACGGCGGCAAGCAGGCGATCTACGAGGCCTTCGCCGCGGTCCTCGACCCGGGCGACGAGGTCATCGTCCCCGCGCCGTACTGGACGACGTACCCCGAGTCCATCCGTCTCGCCGGTGGTGTCCCGGTCGAGGTCGTGGCCGACGAGACCACCGGCTACCGGGTCTCGGTCGAGCAGCTCGAGGCCGCGCGCACCGAGCGCACGAAGGTCGTCCTGTTCGTGTCCCCGTCCAACCCCACGGGCGCGGTCTACAGCGAGGCCGAGACCGAGGCGATCGGCCGCTGGGCCGTCGAGCACGGCCTCTGGGTGATGACTGACGAGATCTACGAGCACCTGGTCTACGGGGGCGCGGCCGCCGCCTCGCTCCCCGCGGTCGTGCCCGAGCTGCGCGACAAGTGCATCGTGGTCAACGGTGTCGCCAAGACGTACGCCATGACCGGCTGGCGGGTGGGCTGGATCATCGGCCCGAAGGACATCGTGAAGGCCGCGACCAACCTGCAGTCGCACGCCACCTCCAACGTCAACAACGTCGCGCAGGCCGCCGCGCTGGCCGCGCTCACGGGGAGCCTGGACGCGGTCGCCGAGATGCGGACGGCCTTCGACCGCCGCCGCAAGACGATCGTGCACATGCTCAACGAGATCAACGGCGTCCTCTGCCCCGAGCCCGAGGGCGCGTTCTACGCGTACCCCTCGGTGAAGGGCCTGCTGGGCAAGGAGATCCGCGGCAAGCGCCCCGCGGACTCCGTCGAGCTCGCGGCCCTCATCCTGGACGAGGCCGAGGTCGCCGTGGTGCCGGGCGAGGCGTTCGGCACACCGGGTTACCTGCGGCTCTCCTACGCGCTGGGCGACGACGACCTCGTCGAGGGCATCTCCCGGCTCCAGAAGCTGCTGGGCGAGGCCCGCGACTGA
- a CDS encoding TetR/AcrR family transcriptional regulator produces MEQKPARVRIVDAAHELMLGIGLARTTTKEIAKAAGCSEAALYKYFASKEELFVTVLGERMPRLGPLLGDLKAGEGDLEQNLTEVARQAALFYEQTFPVLASLYAEPRLKHRHEAAMREMGTGPHKPIQGLDAYLAAEQRAGRVVPGADTYAAASLLLGACAQRAFAYEMGGAPQSLDDFAASLARTLLGGIS; encoded by the coding sequence ATGGAGCAGAAGCCGGCCCGCGTCCGCATCGTCGATGCGGCTCATGAGCTCATGCTCGGCATCGGTCTCGCACGGACGACGACGAAGGAGATCGCCAAGGCGGCGGGCTGCTCCGAAGCGGCGCTGTACAAGTACTTCGCGAGCAAGGAAGAGCTCTTCGTGACCGTCCTCGGCGAACGCATGCCGAGGCTCGGCCCGCTCCTGGGGGACCTGAAGGCGGGCGAAGGGGATCTGGAACAGAACCTCACCGAGGTCGCCCGCCAGGCCGCGCTCTTCTACGAGCAGACCTTCCCGGTGCTCGCCTCGCTGTACGCCGAGCCCCGGCTCAAGCACCGTCACGAAGCGGCGATGCGGGAGATGGGCACCGGTCCGCACAAGCCCATCCAGGGCCTCGACGCCTATCTCGCCGCCGAACAGCGGGCGGGCCGCGTCGTCCCCGGGGCCGACACCTACGCGGCGGCCTCGCTCCTGCTCGGCGCCTGCGCCCAGCGTGCCTTCGCCTACGAGATGGGCGGAGCCCCGCAGTCGCTGGACGACTTCGCCGCGTCCCTCGCCCGCACCCTGCTGGGCGGCATCAGCTAG
- the rplL gene encoding 50S ribosomal protein L7/L12 — protein sequence MAKLSQDELLEQFEALTLIELSEFVKAFEEKFDVTAAAAVAVAGPAAAGAPAEAEAEQDEFDVILTGAGEKKIQVIKVVRELTSLGLKEAKDLVDGTPKPVLEKVAKEAADKAAESLKAAGASVEVK from the coding sequence ATGGCGAAGCTGTCCCAGGACGAGCTGCTCGAGCAGTTCGAGGCCCTGACCCTCATCGAGCTCTCCGAGTTCGTCAAGGCGTTCGAGGAGAAGTTCGACGTCACCGCCGCCGCCGCGGTCGCCGTCGCCGGCCCCGCCGCTGCGGGCGCCCCGGCCGAGGCCGAGGCCGAGCAGGACGAGTTCGACGTCATCCTCACGGGTGCCGGCGAGAAGAAGATCCAGGTCATCAAGGTCGTGCGTGAGCTGACCTCGCTGGGTCTGAAGGAGGCCAAGGACCTCGTCGACGGCACCCCGAAGCCGGTCCTCGAGAAGGTCGCCAAGGAGGCCGCTGACAAGGCTGCCGAGTCCCTCAAGGCCGCCGGCGCCTCCGTCGAGGTCAAGTGA
- a CDS encoding adenosine deaminase, producing the protein MERDVRLLPKAHLHLHFTGSMRPTTLLELADKYGVHLPDALTGGEPPELRATDERGWFRFQRLYDIARSCLRSPEDIQRLVRETAMEDVADGSGWLEIQVDPTSYAPLLGGLIPAIEIILDAVDRAARETGLGIRVVIAANRMKHPLDARTLARLAVRYADRGVIGFGLSNDERRGMARDFDRAFAIAREGGLIAAPHGGELSGPSSVRDCLDDLDAVRVGHGVRAAEDPRLLRKLAERGVTCEVCPASNVALGVYEKPADVPLRTLFEAGVPMALGADDPLLFGSRLAAQYDLVRRHHAFTDEELAELARQSVRGSVAPVEVREKLLGGIDAWLAS; encoded by the coding sequence ATGGAGCGTGACGTACGGCTGTTGCCCAAGGCCCACCTGCACCTGCACTTCACCGGGTCGATGCGGCCCACGACCCTGCTCGAACTCGCGGACAAGTACGGCGTGCACCTGCCCGATGCGCTGACGGGCGGTGAGCCGCCCGAGCTGCGGGCCACCGACGAGCGCGGCTGGTTCCGTTTCCAGCGCCTGTACGACATCGCCCGGTCCTGCCTCCGCTCGCCGGAGGACATCCAGCGGCTCGTCCGCGAGACCGCCATGGAGGACGTCGCGGACGGCTCGGGGTGGCTGGAGATCCAGGTCGACCCGACGTCGTACGCCCCGCTGCTCGGAGGGCTCATCCCGGCGATCGAGATCATCCTGGACGCCGTGGACCGTGCGGCCCGCGAGACCGGGCTCGGGATCCGGGTGGTGATCGCGGCGAACCGGATGAAGCATCCGCTGGACGCCCGGACGCTGGCCCGGCTCGCCGTGCGGTACGCGGACCGGGGCGTCATCGGTTTCGGACTCTCCAACGACGAACGCCGCGGGATGGCCCGCGACTTCGACCGCGCCTTCGCCATCGCCCGCGAGGGCGGGCTCATCGCGGCCCCGCACGGCGGCGAGCTGTCGGGCCCTTCCAGCGTCCGGGACTGCCTGGACGACCTCGACGCGGTCCGGGTGGGGCACGGCGTGCGGGCGGCCGAGGACCCGAGGCTGCTGCGCAAGCTCGCGGAGCGGGGGGTGACCTGCGAGGTCTGCCCCGCGTCCAATGTGGCGCTCGGCGTCTACGAGAAGCCCGCCGACGTACCCCTGCGCACTCTGTTCGAGGCCGGGGTGCCGATGGCGCTCGGCGCGGACGACCCGCTGCTCTTCGGTTCCCGGCTGGCCGCGCAGTACGACCTCGTACGCCGTCATCACGCCTTCACCGACGAGGAGCTGGCCGAGCTGGCGCGGCAGTCCGTGCGGGGATCGGTGGCGCCCGTCGAGGTGCGGGAGAAGCTGCTGGGCGGGATCGACGCGTGGCTGGCTAGCTGA
- a CDS encoding UDP-N-acetylmuramate dehydrogenase, with amino-acid sequence MARSRDVDRTLVPVQELHDAPLAPLTTFRLGGPANRLLTATTDAEVIAAVREADDSGTPLLVVGGGSNLVIGDKGFDGTALRIATKGFELSGTALELAAGEVWTDAVARTVEAGLAGIECLAGIPGSAGATPIQNVGAYGQEVSSVITEVVAYDRRDQETVTLPNEACAFSYRHSRFKAEPDRFVVLRVRFGLEDAGGRSAPLLYPETARAMGVEQGDRVPAASASETVLRLRAGKGMVLDPEDHDTWSAGSFFTNPILDEAEHALFLARAAERLGADVTPPAFPAGDGRVKTSAAWLIDKAGFTKGYGTGPARISTKHTLALTNRGGATTEDLLALAREVVAGVHEAFGVTLVNEPVTVGVSL; translated from the coding sequence ATGGCCCGCTCCCGGGACGTGGACCGTACTCTTGTCCCCGTGCAGGAACTCCACGACGCCCCCCTCGCCCCCCTGACCACCTTCCGGCTCGGCGGCCCGGCCAACCGCCTCCTGACGGCCACCACCGACGCGGAGGTGATCGCCGCCGTGCGCGAGGCCGACGACAGCGGCACCCCGCTCCTGGTCGTCGGCGGCGGTTCCAACCTGGTGATCGGCGACAAGGGCTTCGACGGAACGGCCCTGCGCATCGCGACCAAGGGCTTCGAGCTCTCCGGTACGGCGCTCGAACTGGCCGCCGGCGAGGTCTGGACCGACGCCGTGGCCCGTACGGTCGAGGCGGGCCTGGCCGGGATCGAATGCCTTGCCGGGATCCCCGGGTCCGCCGGGGCGACCCCCATCCAGAACGTCGGCGCCTACGGGCAGGAGGTGTCCTCGGTCATCACCGAGGTCGTCGCCTACGACCGGCGTGACCAGGAGACGGTCACCCTTCCGAACGAGGCCTGCGCCTTCTCGTACCGCCACAGCCGCTTCAAGGCCGAGCCCGACCGTTTCGTCGTGCTGCGGGTCCGGTTCGGTCTGGAGGACGCGGGCGGACGGTCGGCGCCCCTCCTCTACCCCGAGACGGCCAGGGCCATGGGCGTCGAACAGGGTGATCGCGTTCCCGCCGCCTCCGCCAGCGAGACCGTCCTCCGGCTGAGGGCGGGCAAGGGGATGGTGCTCGACCCGGAGGACCACGACACCTGGTCGGCCGGGTCCTTCTTCACCAACCCGATCCTCGACGAGGCGGAGCACGCGCTCTTCCTCGCCCGCGCCGCCGAGCGCCTGGGCGCGGACGTCACGCCCCCCGCCTTCCCCGCGGGCGACGGACGGGTGAAGACCTCGGCCGCCTGGCTCATCGACAAGGCCGGCTTCACCAAGGGGTACGGCACGGGCCCCGCCCGCATCTCCACCAAGCACACGCTCGCCCTCACCAACCGGGGCGGCGCGACCACCGAGGACCTGCTGGCCCTGGCCCGCGAGGTCGTCGCCGGGGTGCACGAGGCCTTCGGGGTCACGCTCGTCAACGAGCCGGTGACGGTGGGCGTCAGCCTGTAG
- a CDS encoding MFS transporter has translation MKQQASSRGGAVWALVITSVAGFMAALDNLVVTTALPSIRESLGGRLEELEWTVNAYTLTFAVLLMTGAALGDRFGRRRLFLAGLTVFTGASAAAALSPGINELIAFRAVQGVGAAVMMPLTLTLLTAAVPPARRGMALGFFGAVTGLAVASGPLIGGSLTEHISWQWIFWLNVPVGLILLPLARLRLTESYAPEARLDVPGTVLVSGGLFGVVYALVSSTSDGWTDPLVLTGLIAGTLLLGVFVRHGFRAKNPVLPMRLFRDRAFFGINMASLLMFLGMFGSIFLLSQFLQNALGYSPTEAGLRMLPWTGMPMLVAPVAGYLADRFGGRPVVVTGLALQAVGLGLFAAVLEPDVAYAAQLPGLIVGGIGMALYFAPAASLVMSSVRPGEQGIASGANNALREVGGALGVAVLAAVFSAQGGYGSPQAFSDGTVPALWIGAGVVAVAALTALLIPRRGPVTGPAPESSEERVSVAA, from the coding sequence GTGAAGCAGCAAGCGTCCAGCCGCGGGGGAGCCGTCTGGGCCCTCGTCATCACGAGCGTCGCCGGATTCATGGCGGCACTCGACAACCTCGTCGTCACCACCGCACTGCCGTCCATCCGCGAAAGCCTCGGCGGCCGCCTGGAGGAGCTCGAGTGGACGGTGAACGCCTACACCCTCACCTTCGCGGTGCTGCTCATGACGGGCGCCGCACTCGGTGACCGCTTCGGCAGGCGCCGGCTCTTCCTCGCCGGCCTCACGGTCTTCACCGGCGCCTCCGCGGCCGCCGCCCTCTCGCCGGGGATCAACGAACTCATCGCCTTCCGGGCCGTCCAGGGCGTCGGGGCCGCGGTCATGATGCCGCTCACCCTCACGCTGCTCACCGCCGCGGTCCCGCCCGCCAGGCGCGGCATGGCGCTCGGATTCTTCGGCGCGGTCACCGGACTCGCGGTCGCCAGCGGCCCCCTGATCGGCGGGAGCCTCACCGAACACATCTCCTGGCAGTGGATCTTCTGGCTCAACGTCCCGGTCGGCCTGATCCTGCTGCCCCTGGCGCGGTTGCGGCTGACCGAGTCCTACGCCCCCGAGGCGCGGCTCGACGTACCCGGCACCGTCCTGGTCAGCGGAGGCCTCTTCGGCGTCGTCTACGCGCTGGTCAGCAGCACGAGCGACGGCTGGACCGACCCCCTCGTGCTGACCGGGCTGATCGCGGGAACGCTCCTCCTCGGTGTCTTCGTCCGCCACGGGTTCCGGGCGAAGAACCCCGTCCTGCCCATGCGGCTCTTCCGCGACCGGGCCTTCTTCGGGATCAACATGGCGAGCCTGCTGATGTTCCTGGGCATGTTCGGCTCGATCTTCCTGCTCAGCCAGTTCCTCCAGAACGCCCTGGGCTACTCGCCGACCGAGGCGGGCCTGCGGATGCTGCCGTGGACCGGAATGCCGATGCTCGTGGCGCCCGTCGCCGGATATCTGGCCGACCGGTTCGGCGGCCGTCCCGTGGTGGTGACCGGCCTCGCCCTCCAGGCGGTGGGTCTCGGCCTCTTCGCGGCGGTCCTGGAACCTGACGTCGCCTACGCGGCCCAGCTGCCCGGTCTGATCGTCGGCGGCATAGGCATGGCCCTGTACTTCGCTCCCGCCGCCAGCCTCGTGATGTCCAGCGTCAGGCCGGGGGAGCAGGGCATCGCCTCCGGGGCCAACAACGCCCTGCGCGAGGTCGGCGGGGCCCTCGGGGTCGCCGTGCTGGCCGCGGTCTTCTCCGCCCAGGGCGGATACGGCTCCCCGCAGGCCTTCTCCGACGGGACCGTGCCGGCCCTGTGGATCGGAGCCGGTGTGGTGGCCGTCGCCGCGCTCACGGCCCTGCTGATCCCGCGCCGCGGGCCGGTGACCGGCCCGGCGCCCGAGTCCTCCGAGGAACGTGTGTCCGTCGCCGCCTGA
- the rplJ gene encoding 50S ribosomal protein L10, which translates to MARPDKAAAVAELTDQFRSSNAAVLTEYRGLTVAQLKELRRSLGENAQYAVVKNTLTKIAANEAGIDTLDDLFSGPTAVAFVTGDPVESAKGLRDFAKDNPNLIIKGGVLDGKALSADEIKKLADLESREVLLAKLAGAMKGKQTQAAQLFQALPSKFVRTAEALRAKKAEQGGAGTPAPADAEVAE; encoded by the coding sequence ATGGCAAGGCCCGACAAGGCTGCCGCGGTAGCCGAGCTGACGGACCAGTTCCGCAGCTCGAACGCCGCCGTGCTGACCGAGTACCGGGGTCTCACCGTGGCACAGCTCAAGGAGCTGCGCCGTTCGCTCGGTGAGAACGCCCAGTACGCCGTGGTGAAGAACACGCTGACCAAGATTGCGGCCAACGAGGCCGGGATCGACACGCTGGACGACCTGTTCTCGGGTCCGACGGCGGTTGCCTTCGTCACCGGTGACCCGGTGGAGTCGGCGAAGGGTCTTCGTGACTTCGCCAAGGACAACCCCAACCTCATCATCAAGGGCGGTGTCCTTGACGGTAAGGCGCTGTCCGCCGATGAGATCAAGAAGCTTGCGGACCTCGAGTCCCGCGAGGTTCTGCTCGCCAAGCTGGCCGGTGCCATGAAGGGCAAGCAGACTCAGGCTGCGCAGCTCTTCCAGGCTCTGCCGTCGAAGTTCGTCCGCACCGCGGAAGCGCTTCGCGCCAAGAAGGCCGAGCAGGGCGGTGCCGGTACGCCGGCTCCCGCCGACGCCGAGGTGGCGGAGTAA
- a CDS encoding NAD(P)H-binding protein, giving the protein MRLTVFGATGAVGQEVVRQALAAGHEVTAVVRDPARLPDGLGGAALHAVVPLGDAAAVRAAVAGRDVVLSGLGARGRKAGDVAERLTGLVLEAMEAEGVRRLLVVSAAPVGPEPADDPLLDRAVRRVIGVVLKEVYADLTRMEAALAASATDWTSVRPPKLTNGPLTGVYRTVVGGTPRSGRSIARADVAHAMLALIDEPAALKQGVGVAY; this is encoded by the coding sequence ATGAGGCTCACAGTGTTCGGGGCGACGGGGGCCGTCGGTCAGGAGGTCGTGCGGCAGGCGCTGGCGGCGGGGCACGAGGTGACGGCGGTGGTCCGCGATCCCGCCCGGCTCCCGGACGGGCTCGGCGGCGCCGCCCTCCACGCGGTCGTGCCGCTGGGCGACGCGGCGGCGGTGCGCGCGGCGGTCGCGGGCCGGGACGTGGTGCTCTCCGGGCTCGGGGCCCGGGGCCGGAAGGCGGGTGACGTCGCGGAGCGGCTCACCGGGCTGGTGCTGGAGGCGATGGAGGCGGAGGGGGTCCGGCGGCTGCTGGTCGTGAGCGCGGCCCCGGTCGGTCCGGAGCCGGCGGACGACCCGCTGCTCGACCGGGCGGTCCGCAGGGTGATCGGCGTGGTCCTCAAGGAGGTGTACGCGGATCTGACGCGCATGGAGGCCGCGCTGGCCGCGAGCGCGACGGACTGGACGTCGGTGCGGCCGCCGAAGCTGACGAACGGCCCGCTGACGGGGGTGTACCGGACGGTCGTGGGCGGTACCCCGCGGAGCGGCCGGTCCATCGCGCGGGCCGATGTGGCCCACGCGATGCTGGCGCTGATCGACGAGCCGGCCGCGCTGAAGCAGGGCGTGGGGGTCGCCTACTGA
- the rplK gene encoding 50S ribosomal protein L11 yields the protein MPPKKKKVTGLIKLQINAGAANPAPPVGPALGQHGVNIMEFCKAYNAATESQRGMVVPVEITVYEDRSFTFITKTPPAAKLILKAAGVDKGSGEPHKTKVAKLTADQVREIATTKLPDLNANDLDAASKIIAGTARSMGITVEG from the coding sequence ATGCCTCCCAAGAAGAAGAAGGTCACGGGGCTTATCAAGCTCCAGATCAACGCCGGTGCGGCCAACCCGGCGCCGCCGGTCGGTCCCGCACTGGGCCAGCACGGCGTCAACATCATGGAGTTCTGCAAGGCCTACAACGCCGCGACCGAGTCGCAGCGTGGCATGGTCGTGCCGGTGGAGATCACGGTCTACGAGGACCGCTCCTTCACCTTCATCACGAAGACTCCGCCGGCCGCCAAGCTGATCCTCAAGGCCGCGGGTGTGGACAAGGGCTCCGGCGAGCCGCACAAGACCAAGGTCGCCAAGCTCACGGCCGACCAGGTCCGCGAGATCGCCACGACCAAGCTCCCCGACCTGAACGCCAACGACCTCGACGCCGCGTCGAAGATCATCGCTGGCACCGCCCGTTCCATGGGCATCACGGTCGAAGGCTGA